CGGATAGCTGTTCCTAAGGGAGTGCTCTATAATGATCTTTATCTGAACTACTCTCAGGGAGGAAAACCAAGAGGGGGATACTCTACATTACAGCGTGTCCACAACGATATGGTGCCGCTGCTGGACAATTACAAATTGAGTATCAAACCGGATGCAACTCTACCGGCTTCACTACAGAGCAAGGCTATTATTGTTGATGAAAGAGGCCGGTCAAAAGGAGGACGTTATGAAAATGGATGGGTTGTTACCTCCCTTCGGGACATGGGCAGTTATTATATTGCTGTAGACACAGTAGCTCCGGTCATCACAGCCCGAAATCTGACAAACGGTAAAAATCTTGCAAATCAGTCTAAGATCGATTTTACCATATCGGATAACCTGTCCGGTATACAAACCTTCAACGCATATATTGACGACAAATGGGTACTGATGGAATATGACCCTAAAAACCGTCATGTATGGCATCAGTTTGAACCTTCGCTGTCTAAAGGCAGGCACACATTCAGACTGGAGGTAAAAGACATGAAAGATAACACGAAAATATACGAAGCGACTTTCACGAAATAAGACAGCCGGCAGGAATGCCAACAGATACAGATTAGACAGATGGAATCTCACTCTTTTTAATTAATGAGCATAATCTTCTTCCTTTGTTCGTAGATCAGCATTATATTTTTTACTTTTAAGTCTTAAATTTTTCACATATGTCAACACTTGAAGCAGGAAACAAAGCACCGGATTTCAGTGCCAAAAACCAGAACGGGGAAACCATTCATCTTTCAGATTTCAAGGGCAAGAAAGTTATTTTATACTTCTACCCTAAAGACAATACTCCGGGTTGTACAACAGAAGCATGCAATTTCAGAGATAATTATCAATCGCTGAAAAAAGAGGGGTTTGAGATTTTGGGAGTCAGTATTGATACGGCATCTTCACACCAGAAATTTACAGCTAAACATGACCTTCCCTTTCAGTTGTTGGTAGATGAGGATAAAAGTTTGGTAGAGAAATATGGTGTATGGGTAGAAAAAAACATGTATGGTAAAAAATATATGGGTACAGCACGCACAACCTTTGTTATCGATGAAAAAGGAAATATCGAACACATCATCAAAAAGGTAGATAACAAAAATGCTTCCCAACAGATTCGGGATCTTTACCTTTAAATAAATGAAGAAAACAGAGTAGCAGGGATGTTAATATCAGACATAAAGAACACATCTTAAGTCTAACTCTTATTATCTAAATATCAAATATTTCTTATATTCGCCTCTTATGAGCAAACAGACTGACGATTTTTTTAAAAGTGTAGTATCACACGCAAAGGAATACGGTTTTGTATTCCAATCAAGCGAAATATATGATGGCCTTAGCGCTGTATACGATTATGGCCAGTTAGGGTCTGAATTAAAGAATAACCTTAAGACGTACTGGTGGAAATCTATGGTACAGTTGAATGAAAATATTGTCGGTATTGATGCCGCCATTTTCATGCACCCGACCACATGGAAAGCTTCCGGTCACGTAGATGGATTTAATGATCCTATGATCGACAATAAGGATTCGAAAAAGCGTTACCGCGCGGATCAGTTGATCGAGGATAAAATAGCGCGTTACGAAGCTGACGGAAAGACAGATAAAGCAGCTGCTTTATTAGCAGATCTGAACAAAGCATTAAATGCAGATGATCTGGCAGGACTGAAAACGATCATCGAAGAACATAATATTGTATGTCCGGTATCCGGAACCAAAAACTGGACAGAAGTACGTCAGTTTAATCTGATGTTTGCAACTCAAATGGGAGCTATGGCCGATGGTGCCGAGCAGGTATATCTGCGTCCTGAGACTGCTCAGGGTATCTTTGTAAACTTCCTGAATGTGCAAAAAACAGGTCGTATGAAGATTCCTTTCGGTATCGCTCAGATTGGTAAAGCCTTCCGTAATGAAGTGATCGCACGTCAGTTTATTATGCGTATGCGTGAATTTGAACAAATGGAGATGCAGTTTTTCTGCAGACCGGGAACTGAAATGGAATGGTACAACAAATGGAAAGAAACACGTCTGAAGTGGCATTTGGCACTTGGTTTTAATCCGGATAACTACCGCTACCATGATCACGATAAATTAGCACATTATGCAAATGCTGCTGTAGATATTGAGTTTAATTTCCCGTTTGGATTTAAAGAGGTAGAGGGTATCCATTCCCGTACAGATTTTGACCTGAAACAACATCAGGAATTTTCTAAAAAGAAAATGCAATATTTTGATACGGAGATCAATCAAAACTACATTCCTTATGTAGTCGAGACCTCTATAGGACTTGACCGCTTATTCCTTACTGTATTATGTAACTCACTGGTACAGGAAGATCTTTCTACAGACGAAAAACAGGATTCTCGTGTAGTGCTGAAATTCCCTCCTGCTCTTGCTCCGGTTAAAGCAGCTATTTTACCGTTGACCAAAAAAGATGGTCTTCCGGAAAAAGCACGTGAGATCATGGCTACTTTAAAACTGGATTACAATGTCCAGTATGATGAAAAAGATGCTATCGGTAAACGTTACCGTCGTCAGGATGCTATCGGTACACCTTTCTGTATCACAGTAGATCATCAGTCTCTGGAAGATAATACCGTTACTATCCGTGACCGCGACACCATGAAGCAGGAGCGTGTAGCAATTGCGGATCTGGAAAGAATCGTAAGTGACCTGGTAGGCTGGAATACGTTATTGAAAAAGCTAATATAGCTTTTAAGATATAAAAACAAGGTATCTAAAAAGTAAAGTCTAACCCTTTGACAATTGCATATCTAAAATGATGCTGTAAGGGAGGTACATATAAAATCGCATAAAAATGGGGCTATCCAAGCTTTTTGGACAGCCCCATTTCTATTGTAGTAACCTTGTTATAACTTTTCTCTACTTCTAAAGGAGAGATACCTGAAGGGCAGAGAGGTTAATTACAAAACTGCAAAATCTCTCCCTAACCCTCTCTTTAAAAATGAGAGGGAATCCGTTTGTCAAATAATAAAAAGAGGGTATCTAAAAAGTCAAGTCAAACCCTTTGAGAATTGCAGATCTGAAATGATGCTGTACCTTTTGGACAATCCATTTTTTGTTATCTGACCAAAACTTGTAATCGTTCACTTACGCAGGTTGTTTCTTTATCTACCTTCTGCACAAATATCCGCAAGGGTTTATGGGACTGTTTAATGGTCAGTGTATTATTCTTACCTGTAGGTCTCACAAATTCACCACCTAACTCATCAAATTCATATAAGGGTTTCCCATCTTCATAACTCCAGATATAGTTATATCGTTCATCCTCTTTTTCATCCACGAGGAGCAGCACTTTACCAGATCCCTTTATTTTCTTAATTTCCACTTTCTTTGGCGGATCTATTGCAGGTAATATACGTACAGTCACCGCAGTACGGGCAGATACCTGATCCTTCCAAACACTCTCCACATAATACGTTTTACTTTCTTTTGAACGCGGAACAACAAAATTCGGAGTAGATCGTAAAATTTCACCACCGGATGGTAATTCATACCACTGATAGGTAATTCCGGATTGAGGATTTTTGACAGAGATGGCCTGATAACCATTGAAGCAGGTTTCCAGGGTATCTCCCCAGGTAGACACAGGTTTTGTCAGTAGGGTTTCCTTTTCGGCCTGTATATTCCACACAGCAGTATAAGTATGTTTGCCATGTTCTTCTGACCGCACCAATTTCGTATTGTCATATACAATGGCTTTGAGTTCATTCATACCGGAATGAAACATTCCCTTATTGATGTAGATTGCCTCTTTATCAACATCTATCTGCTCTCCGTTTAATATCCATTTTACATCAAGTGTATTAGGAGAAGGCTTGATCAGATTGAGTGAAAATTTATTGACAGAATCTGCAGACAGGACGTGCGTAGATTTGGGAGAAGTATTTTTAATAGGATTAGTAAGTTTATGAATCGTTTCGACAAATGTCTCCTGGCAGACATTACAAAATGGTGCTACAAGGTATTGCATTTTACAAAATTCATGGGGTCTGAACCAGGTAGAAGGTGAAGCTTTAGAACCGTATGCATATACACCAATACCATTTGTACCGATCCAGTTTTTCCACCTCACCTTAGTAGGATCCGCTTCCTGAGAACGGTTTGGTCCTTCGATAGCATATTGATTTCCGGCCCAGTATTCATCTGCCAGCACGGCAAAAGAATGCCCTATCTCATGTACAGCAATATCATTACTGGCAGCATTGACTGTAGCTGTTGCATATTTCCCTCCGGAACCTCCATAGTAAGGTGAATTCACTAAAATCACAACCTGAGAGTAGTTTGGCATATGGTCTTTCAGTACTTTTTGAATAGCTTCCTCATGATGTGGTATGACCAAACGATGCAATCCCATATTATCAAAACTACTTCCAAAGATCGTTTTAGGATTGGTAGTCGGAACATTTGTATTTCGCGTATACTGATTGAAACGAGCGGGCATATTTCCATGTCCATGGTCATCTTTCGGACAATCATTGCTCACACCTTTGTGAATAGCGCCGGATTCTTCTGAAGGCGTACGGATTGCAAATACATTAAAGTAACTGCTATATTGACGAAAGGGTTCTGTGCTGAAAAAATAGCTGTTAAACCTCTTTGCATCCTCCACAAAAAAATCCAGTTCTGTTGCAGTATAACCATCGGCCAGTATAACCATATTCACAATATGTTTATCAGTCCCCTGATACTGTAATGTATCGATCCGGTATTGCTGAGCAGAGGAGAGGTTAACAATTGACAAGATAGCCAATAATAAGAAAGCTCTTAATATATACATGTTACGTATTTGTTTATAATCCTTTGGCTTTATAAGTCGTCAGATAGTCACTTGGAGATAATTTGGTTACTTTCTTAAATACTCTGTTGAAATTCACAACATTGTTAAATCCGGTACGGAAAGCGATATCGGCCACATTCTCAGACAGTCCGTTGATCAGTAACTTACAGGCTTGCTCGACACGGATTTCATTTAGAAAAGTTACATAGGTCTTACGTGTATGCTTTTTGAAATACTTACAAAAAGCATGGGGTGTCATATGTGCAATAGACGAGATCTGTTCCAGGGAGATCTTCTCTGCAAAATGTTTAAAAGTATATTGGAAGATATCATTGATACGTATTCCTTCTGCATCAGAATATTTTTTCTGCGGAATTCCGGTATAGAGTGAGGTCCACAGTTCTATTTTTTTACTCAGATAATCGACAAGATCCAGAAATTGCAGAAGCCTGGAAGTGCCTTCTGCGGCATTGATATCCAGAAATCGGGATTTCAGATGGACAGCATAATCTGCAGTTAGTTTTTTACTCCCCTGTATATGTTCCAGAAATGACTTGACACTATCAAATTCGGAAAGATTCAGAAAGCTTGTGAAATTATGGTAATCAAAAAAGATATGAATCGCATGAATACCTTTCTCATTTGCCTGCTCTGAAACCATATCAGCTTTCTTGAACATATGCGGCTCATCTGCATCTACAATAAAGATTTCATCTTCCTGAAAATGATGGGAGAAATTTCCGATCAGGAAAGTGCCCTTCCCTTTCAGAATATAGGTCAGCTGGATTTCTTTGTGCCTGTGGTAGTTTCCATAAAATTCAGGCAGGATATCTTCCTGAACACAAACAGAACCCTGATCCGGAACCGGAACTGTAAACTGGACAATTCTCATTTTTCACCTGCAATAAAACTAATATTGTTCATTATGTCCAAATATAAGATTTTTTATAGCAAAAAATGTAAAGCTAAGATGTTTACATTTTTTGAAGTTCCTTTTTCAGTGTCGTCATAAAATCAGGGTTAGCCGGATCAGCTCCTTTTAAATTCACGACTTTCAAAGTCGCGGGATTCACCCATAGATATGCGGGAAATTGGGTTACATTATAATTATTGATAATAAAATCTTTATCCGTTACATTCAGCAGATAATTATTAAGTCCCATTCCCAGCGTCTTACTCCCCTTTTGCCATTCTTCAAATTGTTTTTCTACAGAAAGATAAATAACCGGTACACCAAGTGTTTTCAATTGTGGTTCTTTCCGCAATAATTCCGGAATATCCATTTTGGAAAACCGGTCTTTACTGGACCATAATGCGACAATCAGCATTTTATCTTTATTAAACCCGGATAGGTGTAAAGAATCA
The Sphingobacterium spiritivorum genome window above contains:
- the bcp gene encoding thioredoxin-dependent thiol peroxidase; the encoded protein is MSTLEAGNKAPDFSAKNQNGETIHLSDFKGKKVILYFYPKDNTPGCTTEACNFRDNYQSLKKEGFEILGVSIDTASSHQKFTAKHDLPFQLLVDEDKSLVEKYGVWVEKNMYGKKYMGTARTTFVIDEKGNIEHIIKKVDNKNASQQIRDLYL
- a CDS encoding glycine--tRNA ligase, with product MSKQTDDFFKSVVSHAKEYGFVFQSSEIYDGLSAVYDYGQLGSELKNNLKTYWWKSMVQLNENIVGIDAAIFMHPTTWKASGHVDGFNDPMIDNKDSKKRYRADQLIEDKIARYEADGKTDKAAALLADLNKALNADDLAGLKTIIEEHNIVCPVSGTKNWTEVRQFNLMFATQMGAMADGAEQVYLRPETAQGIFVNFLNVQKTGRMKIPFGIAQIGKAFRNEVIARQFIMRMREFEQMEMQFFCRPGTEMEWYNKWKETRLKWHLALGFNPDNYRYHDHDKLAHYANAAVDIEFNFPFGFKEVEGIHSRTDFDLKQHQEFSKKKMQYFDTEINQNYIPYVVETSIGLDRLFLTVLCNSLVQEDLSTDEKQDSRVVLKFPPALAPVKAAILPLTKKDGLPEKAREIMATLKLDYNVQYDEKDAIGKRYRRQDAIGTPFCITVDHQSLEDNTVTIRDRDTMKQERVAIADLERIVSDLVGWNTLLKKLI
- a CDS encoding M64 family metallopeptidase — translated: MYILRAFLLLAILSIVNLSSAQQYRIDTLQYQGTDKHIVNMVILADGYTATELDFFVEDAKRFNSYFFSTEPFRQYSSYFNVFAIRTPSEESGAIHKGVSNDCPKDDHGHGNMPARFNQYTRNTNVPTTNPKTIFGSSFDNMGLHRLVIPHHEEAIQKVLKDHMPNYSQVVILVNSPYYGGSGGKYATATVNAASNDIAVHEIGHSFAVLADEYWAGNQYAIEGPNRSQEADPTKVRWKNWIGTNGIGVYAYGSKASPSTWFRPHEFCKMQYLVAPFCNVCQETFVETIHKLTNPIKNTSPKSTHVLSADSVNKFSLNLIKPSPNTLDVKWILNGEQIDVDKEAIYINKGMFHSGMNELKAIVYDNTKLVRSEEHGKHTYTAVWNIQAEKETLLTKPVSTWGDTLETCFNGYQAISVKNPQSGITYQWYELPSGGEILRSTPNFVVPRSKESKTYYVESVWKDQVSARTAVTVRILPAIDPPKKVEIKKIKGSGKVLLLVDEKEDERYNYIWSYEDGKPLYEFDELGGEFVRPTGKNNTLTIKQSHKPLRIFVQKVDKETTCVSERLQVLVR
- a CDS encoding helix-turn-helix domain-containing protein; protein product: MRIVQFTVPVPDQGSVCVQEDILPEFYGNYHRHKEIQLTYILKGKGTFLIGNFSHHFQEDEIFIVDADEPHMFKKADMVSEQANEKGIHAIHIFFDYHNFTSFLNLSEFDSVKSFLEHIQGSKKLTADYAVHLKSRFLDINAAEGTSRLLQFLDLVDYLSKKIELWTSLYTGIPQKKYSDAEGIRINDIFQYTFKHFAEKISLEQISSIAHMTPHAFCKYFKKHTRKTYVTFLNEIRVEQACKLLINGLSENVADIAFRTGFNNVVNFNRVFKKVTKLSPSDYLTTYKAKGL